A genomic window from Synechococcus sp. CBW1107 includes:
- the gatB gene encoding Asp-tRNA(Asn)/Glu-tRNA(Gln) amidotransferase subunit GatB: protein MKAMTGVSGEGGWEAVIGLETHVQLGTASKIFTAASTSYGDDPNTHIDPVVLGLPGTLPVLNEKVLEYAVKAALALNLQVAEHSKFDRKQYFYPDLPKNYQISQYDEPIAENGWIEVEVAEKGKDTYLKTIGIERLHMEEDAGKLVHAGSDRLAGSTHSLVDYNRAGVALAEIVSKPDLRTGREAAEYASEIRRIMRYLGVSDGNMQEGSLRCDVNISVRRGPDEPFGVKVEIKNMNSFSAIQKACDYEIARQVKAIEAGEPIRQETRLWDESKQLTKSMRSKEGSSDYRYFPEPDLGPIEVTAERREGWRAELPELPAAKRHRYAEELGLSIYDARVLTDERAMAEYFEAAVAAGAEAKSVANWVTGDIAAYLNAGKLSITELPLKPEELAELVGLIDDGTISGKIAKEILPELLEKGGSARAIVAERGLGMISDPAAIQAVVQDLLAAHPAEVEAFRGGKTKLQGFFVGQLMKRTGGRADPKLANRILSEQLKG from the coding sequence ATGAAGGCCATGACCGGGGTGAGCGGAGAAGGGGGATGGGAGGCGGTGATCGGCCTCGAGACCCATGTGCAGCTGGGCACCGCCAGCAAGATCTTCACGGCGGCCTCCACCAGCTACGGCGACGATCCCAACACCCATATCGATCCGGTGGTGCTGGGGCTCCCAGGCACCCTGCCGGTGCTCAACGAGAAGGTGCTGGAGTATGCGGTGAAGGCGGCACTGGCCTTGAATCTGCAGGTGGCTGAGCACAGCAAGTTCGACCGCAAGCAGTATTTCTATCCCGATCTCCCCAAGAACTACCAGATCTCCCAATACGACGAGCCGATCGCGGAGAACGGCTGGATCGAGGTGGAGGTGGCCGAGAAGGGCAAGGACACCTACCTCAAGACGATCGGCATCGAGAGGCTGCACATGGAGGAAGACGCCGGCAAGCTGGTGCATGCCGGCAGCGATCGCCTCGCCGGCAGCACCCATTCGCTGGTGGATTACAACCGGGCCGGCGTGGCATTGGCCGAAATCGTGAGCAAGCCCGATCTGCGCACCGGCCGTGAGGCGGCGGAGTATGCCTCGGAGATCCGCCGGATCATGCGCTATCTGGGCGTGAGCGACGGCAACATGCAGGAGGGTTCCCTGCGCTGCGATGTGAACATCTCGGTGCGCCGTGGGCCGGATGAGCCGTTCGGTGTGAAGGTGGAGATCAAGAACATGAACTCCTTCTCGGCGATCCAGAAGGCCTGTGATTACGAGATCGCCCGGCAGGTCAAGGCGATCGAGGCCGGTGAGCCGATTCGGCAGGAAACGCGCCTCTGGGACGAGAGCAAGCAGCTCACCAAGAGCATGCGCAGCAAGGAGGGGAGCAGCGATTACCGGTACTTCCCCGAACCGGATCTGGGCCCGATCGAGGTGACCGCCGAGCGGCGCGAGGGATGGCGCGCGGAGCTGCCCGAGTTGCCGGCGGCCAAGCGCCATCGCTACGCCGAGGAGCTCGGCCTCTCGATCTACGACGCCCGGGTTCTCACCGATGAACGCGCGATGGCCGAATACTTCGAAGCCGCCGTGGCCGCCGGAGCCGAGGCCAAGTCGGTCGCCAACTGGGTCACCGGCGACATCGCCGCCTATCTCAATGCCGGCAAGCTCTCGATCACCGAACTGCCCCTGAAACCCGAGGAACTGGCGGAGCTGGTGGGCCTGATCGACGATGGCACGATCAGCGGCAAGATCGCCAAGGAGATCCTGCCGGAGCTGCTGGAGAAGGGCGGCTCCGCCAGGGCGATCGTGGCGGAGCGCGGCCTGGGCATGATCAGTGATCCCGCCGCCATCCAGGCGGTTGTGCAGGACCTGCTTGCCGCCCATCCGGCGGAGGTGGAGGCCTTCCGCGGCGGCAAGACCAAGCTTCAGGGCTTCTTCGTGGGCCAGCTGATGAAGCGCACCGGCGGCCGGGCCGACCCCAAGCTCGCCAATCGCATCCTCAGCGAGCAGCTGAAGGGCTGA
- a CDS encoding chloramphenicol phosphotransferase CPT family protein — MDWPDVILVNGPSSAGKSTLCRRLQARIGHPYLCLGFDDVLFFAAPRYYRGADTPRQGDTDPFTAEGVQMHRVSAEGEPLDVRPVFGPVFQRLIETMAPVVRTLVDGGNAVIFDHVLHDQGMMDSCTAAFAGLRVFSVGITCDLAILEARERARGDRVLGRARGLADVVHGFCTYDLTVDSGQLGPEDCVDRVVSALHGV; from the coding sequence GTGGACTGGCCGGACGTCATCCTTGTCAATGGACCGTCCAGTGCGGGCAAGTCCACCCTCTGTCGACGGCTGCAGGCGCGGATTGGCCACCCCTATCTCTGCCTCGGTTTCGACGACGTTCTCTTTTTCGCTGCCCCTCGCTATTACAGGGGGGCAGACACGCCCCGGCAGGGCGACACCGATCCGTTCACCGCCGAGGGCGTGCAGATGCATCGGGTGTCCGCAGAAGGGGAGCCACTGGATGTGCGGCCCGTGTTTGGACCCGTCTTCCAGCGCCTGATCGAGACCATGGCACCTGTTGTACGCACACTGGTGGATGGCGGCAACGCCGTGATTTTTGATCATGTCCTGCATGATCAGGGGATGATGGACAGCTGCACAGCCGCCTTCGCCGGACTGCGGGTGTTCAGCGTGGGCATCACCTGTGACCTGGCGATCCTCGAGGCACGGGAGCGGGCCCGCGGCGACCGCGTCCTTGGCCGGGCTCGTGGCCTGGCGGACGTGGTGCATGGCTTCTGCACCTATGACCTGACCGTGGATTCCGGGCAGCTGGGGCCTGAGGACTGCGTGGATCGGGTGGTCTCCGCTCTGCATGGGGTCTGA
- the coaE gene encoding dephospho-CoA kinase (Dephospho-CoA kinase (CoaE) performs the final step in coenzyme A biosynthesis.), translating into MLIRHRWRGGQRRIGLTGGIATGKSSVGRFLAERHGLPVLDADRYAREALAPCSQGEQAVLERYGDRVRHATGGIDRAALGRIVFADGAERAWLEALIHPLVRARFDADLARLAAAPVVVMMIPLLFEAGLEGLCSEVWLVDCDEGQQLKRLIARDRLSEAEARARVATQWPLERKRQLADLVIDNQGAATSLAERVKEAVEVQTPCRAETTRSTQSSGPSCPESTVRS; encoded by the coding sequence ATGCTGATCCGGCACCGCTGGCGTGGCGGGCAGCGCCGCATCGGTCTCACCGGCGGCATTGCCACGGGCAAGAGCAGCGTGGGGCGGTTCCTCGCCGAGCGCCATGGGTTGCCCGTGCTGGATGCCGACCGCTACGCCCGGGAGGCCCTGGCCCCCTGCAGCCAAGGGGAGCAGGCCGTGTTGGAGCGGTACGGCGACCGGGTGCGCCACGCGACAGGAGGGATCGATCGCGCCGCTCTCGGGCGGATCGTTTTCGCGGATGGGGCGGAGCGGGCCTGGCTGGAGGCACTGATCCATCCGCTGGTGCGAGCCCGCTTCGATGCCGATCTGGCTCGACTGGCCGCGGCCCCCGTGGTGGTGATGATGATCCCGCTTCTGTTCGAGGCGGGGCTGGAGGGACTGTGCAGCGAGGTCTGGCTGGTGGACTGCGACGAGGGCCAGCAACTGAAACGGCTGATAGCCCGCGACCGGCTCAGCGAGGCCGAGGCTCGCGCCCGAGTGGCGACCCAGTGGCCTCTGGAGCGCAAGCGGCAGCTCGCCGACCTGGTCATCGACAACCAGGGGGCCGCCACCTCATTGGCCGAGCGGGTCAAGGAGGCCGTGGAGGTTCAGACCCCATGCAGAGCGGAGACCACCCGATCCACGCAGTCCTCAGGCCCCAGCTGCCCGGAATCCACGGTCAGGTCATAG
- the argJ gene encoding bifunctional glutamate N-acetyltransferase/amino-acid acetyltransferase ArgJ, which yields MAARQDGSTHPAAVTLAALWHTIPGGLTAPDGFLAAGITAGLKPSGNPDLSLLLAPEGAVCAGTFTTSLVRAACVDLCAERLQALGGHARAVLTNSGQANACTGDHGLIDSLRATQALADRLGLAAEEVLICSTGVIGVPIPMDTLLAGLEPLVEALSLEGGDAAATAILTTDLTDKQIALEADLGGRRVRLGGMAKGSGMIHPDMATLLGYLSCDAGVPAELWQAMVRRAVDRSFNAITVDGDTSTNDTVLAFAAGEPLSPEHLGALEAGLTAVSQHLARAIARDGEGATCLIEVQVEGAPDDPGARAIARTICGSSLVKCAIHGRDPNWGRIVAAAGRAGVAFDPGAVALWLGEHQLMAAGQPLAFDRPAASRYMADRAAGAYLHDDTVAIRLLVGSGPGTGLAWGCDLSDQYVRINADYTT from the coding sequence ATGGCGGCTCGGCAGGATGGCAGCACTCATCCTGCTGCCGTGACCCTCGCTGCCCTCTGGCACACCATCCCCGGTGGCCTCACCGCCCCCGATGGCTTCCTGGCGGCCGGGATCACGGCCGGTCTCAAGCCCTCTGGCAATCCCGACCTCTCCCTGCTGCTGGCGCCGGAGGGGGCCGTGTGCGCCGGTACCTTCACCACCTCGCTGGTGCGGGCCGCCTGCGTGGACCTCTGCGCCGAGCGACTGCAGGCCTTGGGCGGCCATGCCCGGGCGGTGCTGACCAATTCCGGCCAGGCCAATGCCTGCACCGGTGACCACGGCCTGATCGACAGCCTGCGAGCCACCCAGGCCCTTGCGGATCGGCTGGGGCTGGCGGCCGAGGAGGTGCTGATCTGCTCCACCGGTGTGATCGGCGTACCGATCCCGATGGACACTCTGCTGGCGGGACTCGAGCCCCTGGTGGAGGCTCTCAGCCTCGAGGGGGGCGACGCTGCTGCCACCGCGATCCTCACCACCGACCTGACCGACAAGCAGATCGCCCTGGAGGCTGATCTGGGCGGCCGGCGGGTGCGCCTCGGCGGCATGGCCAAAGGCTCGGGGATGATCCATCCCGACATGGCCACATTGCTCGGCTACCTCAGCTGCGATGCCGGTGTGCCGGCCGAGCTCTGGCAGGCCATGGTGCGGCGGGCGGTGGATCGCTCCTTCAACGCGATCACGGTGGACGGAGACACCAGCACCAACGACACGGTCCTGGCCTTTGCCGCCGGGGAACCCCTGAGCCCCGAGCACCTGGGCGCGCTGGAGGCCGGCCTGACGGCGGTGTCGCAGCACCTGGCCAGGGCGATCGCCCGCGACGGCGAGGGCGCCACCTGTCTGATCGAGGTGCAGGTGGAGGGAGCCCCGGATGATCCCGGTGCCCGGGCGATCGCCCGCACCATCTGCGGCTCCTCGCTGGTGAAGTGCGCCATCCATGGGCGTGACCCCAACTGGGGCCGGATCGTGGCGGCGGCGGGCCGCGCCGGCGTGGCCTTCGATCCCGGAGCGGTGGCCCTCTGGCTTGGCGAGCACCAGCTGATGGCCGCTGGGCAGCCCCTGGCCTTCGATCGTCCGGCGGCCTCCCGCTACATGGCCGATCGCGCCGCCGGCGCCTATCTCCACGACGACACGGTGGCCATCCGCCTGCTGGTGGGCTCCGGCCCGGGCACCGGCCTGGCCTGGGGCTGTGATCTCTCGGATCAATACGTGCGCATCAACGCCGACTACACCACCTGA
- a CDS encoding AarF/ABC1/UbiB kinase family protein — MDALRQRWRGFARSLRIWWTVLRLLGGLWWDGKDWTYRGGSTQERREARQQRRARWLTAELLGLGSAFIKLGQLLSARPDVLPAGYVEELSHLQDQVPSFPFAVVQARLEEELGGRCAEIVDLEERPLGSASLAQVHRASLRSGRQVVFKIQRPGLERLFRLDLEVMQQVAAVMQRHPRWGEGRDWVSIAQECRRVLLRELDFRLEAEHAARFRQQFLDDAGIRIPSVIWELSTRRVLCLDFLPGIKITDRTALVAAGIDPAAVAEKGAASYLQQLVRFGFFHADPHPGNLAVAADGSLIYYDFGMMGQLSPRLRSRLGRMVRAAAARDAAGLVEELQGAGVIAREVDPGPVRRLVRVMLTEALTPPFSTNVIEKLSGDLYDLVYGQPFRLPAELIFVMRALSTFEGVGRSLDPGFSLMAIARPYLLPLMTASGNGPNDFLGELSRQAAEVGSRALGLPRRLEDSLVRIEQGDLQVQIRAGETDRLLRRLALAQQSTSLAIVLGAFAVAAAVLGAGSQPALAAIPLVAGLPVGLSWIKLQGRQRRDARLEKLPGAGG, encoded by the coding sequence ATGGACGCCTTGCGTCAACGGTGGCGGGGCTTCGCCCGCTCGCTGCGCATCTGGTGGACGGTGCTGCGCTTGCTGGGGGGGCTCTGGTGGGACGGGAAGGACTGGACCTACCGAGGCGGCTCCACACAGGAGCGGCGGGAGGCCAGGCAGCAACGCCGTGCCCGCTGGCTCACCGCTGAGTTGCTGGGGCTGGGCTCGGCCTTCATCAAGCTGGGTCAGTTGCTCTCCGCCCGTCCCGATGTTTTGCCGGCGGGCTACGTCGAGGAGCTCTCCCATCTGCAGGATCAGGTGCCCTCCTTCCCGTTCGCGGTGGTTCAGGCCCGGCTCGAGGAGGAGCTGGGAGGACGCTGCGCTGAGATCGTCGATCTCGAAGAGCGGCCTCTGGGCTCCGCCAGCCTCGCCCAGGTGCACCGGGCCAGCCTGCGCAGTGGCCGGCAGGTGGTCTTCAAGATCCAGCGGCCCGGGCTGGAGCGGTTGTTCCGGCTCGATCTGGAGGTGATGCAGCAGGTGGCGGCCGTGATGCAGCGCCATCCGCGCTGGGGTGAAGGCCGCGACTGGGTGTCGATCGCCCAGGAATGCCGCCGGGTGCTGTTGCGCGAACTGGATTTCCGCCTGGAGGCCGAACACGCGGCCCGCTTCCGTCAGCAGTTCCTCGACGATGCCGGCATCCGCATCCCCTCGGTGATCTGGGAGCTCAGCACCCGCCGGGTGCTCTGCCTGGATTTTCTGCCCGGCATCAAGATCACCGATCGCACGGCCCTTGTGGCGGCGGGCATCGATCCGGCGGCGGTGGCGGAGAAGGGGGCCGCCAGTTACCTGCAGCAGCTGGTGCGCTTCGGTTTCTTCCACGCCGATCCCCATCCCGGCAACCTGGCGGTGGCCGCCGATGGCTCTCTCATCTACTACGACTTCGGGATGATGGGCCAGCTGTCCCCGCGGCTGCGCAGCCGGCTGGGGCGGATGGTGCGGGCCGCGGCGGCGCGGGATGCCGCCGGCCTGGTGGAGGAGCTGCAGGGGGCGGGGGTGATCGCCAGGGAGGTGGATCCCGGCCCGGTGAGGCGACTGGTGCGGGTGATGCTCACCGAAGCGCTCACGCCGCCGTTTTCCACCAACGTGATCGAGAAGCTCTCCGGCGACCTCTACGACCTGGTCTATGGCCAGCCCTTTCGCTTGCCTGCCGAGCTGATCTTCGTGATGCGGGCCCTCTCCACCTTCGAGGGGGTGGGCCGCAGCCTCGATCCCGGCTTTAGCCTGATGGCCATTGCCCGCCCTTACCTCCTACCCCTGATGACTGCGAGCGGGAACGGCCCCAACGACTTCCTCGGTGAACTGAGCCGCCAGGCCGCTGAGGTGGGCAGCCGCGCCCTGGGGCTGCCGCGCCGGCTGGAGGACAGCCTGGTGCGCATCGAGCAGGGCGACCTGCAGGTGCAGATCCGCGCCGGTGAAACCGATCGGCTGTTGCGTCGTCTGGCCCTGGCCCAGCAGAGCACCAGCCTGGCGATCGTGCTGGGCGCTTTCGCCGTGGCTGCCGCGGTGCTGGGGGCCGGCAGCCAGCCGGCTCTGGCGGCGATCCCGCTGGTGGCCGGTCTGCCGGTGGGTCTGAGCTGGATCAAGCTCCAGGGCCGTCAGCGGCGGGATGCGCGCCTGGAGAAATTGCCGGGAGCCGGGGGCTGA